From the Manihot esculenta cultivar AM560-2 chromosome 14, M.esculenta_v8, whole genome shotgun sequence genome, the window CAAGATTACCATTACTATATCACATCTTCCTCAAAAGAAAATAGTGATTCATCAAAGAACAATTTTTAGCACAATACATCCTAATGAAATCCACTAGCACGTAAATTTGTATATCCTGGTGTTGAAGAAAAGTAGTGAAAAGAACATGCTACAAGCATAAGGAACAAAAGTGCATATGATAGCTACCCACCCTGAGACTCAACAAATTGAAATCAATATGAAAGTGGCAAACATAATCTCAGAACCAGAACAAAATCCATCAGCATAAAAACCAAATAAACTAGAGCTGGGAATAAATTCCAGGAGACTGAAATAAACTAAGAATTTGAAAGCAGAATGACAATGAAGTGCCAGAAATAATATTCTTTCAATAGAACCGACAGTAAAAGTACTGATAAAGCATTGATAAATGCAAGACATAGCAATAGTTAGTAGATAAAGATTTCATCTTTAGGAAAGAGCCATTTACCTCTTCAGAACCCAGGGGTGGCTGCCGTGGCTTTCCCCACACCAGTGTCAGTTTGTCAAACTGCCAAGAGATTGAGGGGAAGAATCAATTCCACATCCAAAACAAGGAACACATGCGTTTATTTATCAACAAATAGAGAGAAGTTACAAAAAGTATGCAAGCATTGAGGAAACACGgtttaaattaattctttatttcatatatataaaattttccaactaaaatattaaaactggaTCAGCTCACATGTTTATAAGTGAGACCCTATATAAAAATGTTACAGAGTGAGTCCATAATTAAAGAGCATAAGAAAtggtataataaataaaataaatttattatatataaatataagagTGTGCGTGTGTGTGTATATGTCCGATTGCAcacaaatatttataattaattatattaaaatcgtAAAACATATCCAAAAGATATTTGTATAAAATTGCTTTTGATTTCAACCCTTGAGTTCAGAATGGGTTCAATATATTCTCGGTGAGATTATTGGTAAAGAACTAGAAATATACTAAAGTGAATAAGTTCAATTCTGTATGATAAAGTTCCTACATGGTCAGTTCTCTTTCATTTCAGTTCTTTTAGGCTCCGGAGAGTCAGGAACATGCACAGCCCTAATATACACATGCAAATCTCAGTCATCGGCACATAAAGATAATATGAATTTCATGCAAATATCAATCATCAGCACATCAAGATGTatgaattaattgaaaaatatttatatctgTATCATGTAGCCGTGCATTCTAAATAAGAGTACATTCACTTTTAAAGTAAGATGCACCAAGAAAAAATTTAGCTAATTACCAAGATAATTCCCTAAAATACTAGTTAAGTGCATAATTTCTCAAAGATGCAAAAGCTTACCTCTATGGGATCTGAGGGTACAGGACTTCTAAAAGGAACTTCCTCTGGGTCCTTCGGTGTCGTCTGAGGAATATCAAGGGAAGGATGACTATAGTTTTTCCTCCCAAACTCACCAAATCCATTGCTTTGGTTTTCGCTGAATAGTTGTGAAGTCGTTTCTCGAGCAAATTTTGTTACAAGAGAGAATTTTTCCAACACTTGGATTGAGAGATCTCGAGCAGGATCATTACTCTTCTGCCTCCTAACATTATGTGAAGTGTCATAAGTTTCATTGTGGGAATCCCCATCATCCCTCTCATGGTTTTCATAAGATGAAGAATCACCAGCTGAAGAAAATGCAGATGCCCCACTTGCAGTAGGAATGATCCTAGGAAGCTCCAAAGAGGACAAAGTTCTCTACAGAAAGCATTTAAAGCATGAACATAAGAACCAAAACAAGAAAGGTTAAACAAAACCCAAGTTGTTAACTAAACAGGTAAGTTATATCCTTAATATCAAGGCCAATTGGAGAGATTAGCTCTACAacacccccccccccaaaaaaaaaaaaagaaagaaaaaaaaaagtgcacacacacataaaaaatttatataaaaccaATATCTAATGAAAACCTAGTTCAAAAACAAAATTTTGCAATTGAATACTATCTCAAATCAATACAATGGAATGATTGGCATGGTTATTAGTCATCCAAAGAAAACAAACAAAATCAATCATTTCCACACACCTGTAGAGGATTTTGGAAATCATTGACAAGAAACACATTTGCATCTTCCAATGACCTgcaaattaataaacaattataAGAATGTCATCCATAAATGATAAATAAGCATAAGCTGGatgttaaaaagaaaaactaaacTAAACAAATTTAAGAATCTTACTGAAACTtgtataagaaaaatatttccAAATACATGGTTGATAATTCAATGAAGTATAGAAAATGAAAAAGGCAGGAAGCATGATTTAGCATCATGGTCCATATATACATTATGATAAGTAACATTAATATGATGTATCACCCATGCGAAACCCAATTCTTCATGTTTACATTAAAGGACGGAAACAGTCAAAGACACAAATAGGAATTAAATGAATTTGGGTTATAAGGTTAGGAGTATAAACATGCCaaaggagaaagaaagagaagaaaaggaaTTGAGCGAACCATCCAGAAGAAAGGTAAGTGCAAAAACAGTAGCTTCATCCTCTATAGAAAGTTCTGCACCCTTGAGCTAACATGCAGATACCATGTTGAAGTATCATGTTGGCTTTTCTCCAAAGTTTAATTACTAActgatattcaatttttttttccttttgtccAAATATGCTCAGTTTAGACAGCCAAGCATGAAAAGATGGCCAAAAGCCAACCTACATAAATAGGTTAAAGCCCAAAGGTCAAACAAGAAAAGGCTTTCCATTGGCTAAGCAAGACCATGGTTTTCTCCTTGACTCCACATACTTCACAAGCAATGCATTAATTTTGTCCTCATAAGAAATTTCACACATAACCCTAGAACAGTTAGTCTCTACTCCCTAACCATGGAAAAATCAAGAAGGCCGACAAAGATAATCAATATAAAAATCAAGCTTCTCTTCAATGAGGAAAAAAGATTCCTTGCATAGCATATGTTAAGTGGAAGTCCAGTATGCTAGATATACTCTtttcaatatataaatatttgacTATTTTCCATCTATCTATTctgaggaagagagagagagagagagagagagttaatacaagaaaaaaaaaatgccgCTAAAATGATAACCAACCTCACAATAAAAACATGCTGCTTTATTGTAGCAAGGAACTCTTTAACTCCTCCATTGTAGAAGTAAAGAGGAGGAAATGCAAGTCCTGCAAAATGCTTCCTTTCTTAAAATTTAgagtatataataataaataaattagctaTTAAACCCTAAAATATCGAAatagaaaaatcaaataaaattgagATACTGGAGATAAAAATTGATATCCAAAAGTTGCATCACTACTTAAAAAATGCATGGAAGAAATACAAAATTGGCACTAATAAATATCATTTTGGATGAACAAACAAGACAGTCATTCAATCCTCctggaagaaaaggaaaaaaaaaaaagcagagagagagagagagagagagagatggaggTGCATATATCAAATCTCTAACATTTGTTGCCCAGCCACCATTATTAGCATCCAGCTATTCATAGTTATAGACTAATAGGTTGTGATAAAATTGCTGAAAAAAATTAGCAAaaacaagtaattaaataagAGCTCTTGTTGGGTGTTGACCCCAGGATCATACAACAAAACTAAGAGATTTCATAATTTTCATGTCCCTTACCACACTGTTTGGAAATTGGAAAATTTGCAAgaaattaattcaattgatttttttttctttcttgtcAGCTCTTATGTTTGAAAACATGATAAGTGAAacaattcaattcttttaacttttttttttttaaaaaaaaaaaaaaaaaactcattttgaaAGAAATAGATATCAAATCAAACATAGTTTGATTATGTGagaattcaatttatttcttttcttgcatgttttattcCAAATAAAGGCACTATTTGCAAGGAGGTTCATAATTTTCAGTAATTTCATTCTTGAGATAAACCAACATTAAGTAAGAAAATCAGCAAAAACAGAAATATCAGAATGATCTTTCCCTTATTAGACACATTTCAGCTATCACAGCAATTGCTGCTGTCTTCTTTAGTCATATCAACCAAACAAGTAAACAGTTAATTGATCGCCCAACTGAGAATCATTCAAAGCCTAGATATAAGGAAGTAGCGCAATCATAGCcaatgaaattattaaaagaattaCTAAAATGATcttaatgaaattataaaagaattagCACGTTATACCTGATGACAAAACAACAATTACGTACTGCCACCCAAGAGTTGGAGTGTGTCGACGAATGGAACGCACGTCAGTAAGAGGCACCGCTCTTATGGTGTAAAGACTCCTATCTAAagaacaaaaccacaaaataatcaaattagcGACCAACTCAGTGGCATAAATTAGTTAACAAAACAGAAGTTCAGAGCTATCAACCTTTCTCAGACAATCTTGCATTCGAGACTTGACCTTTGTATGGAATCCATGTCTACCATCGCcattttttaaagaaagaaaGGAATAAAGAAAAACGAGCTCCAAAATCAAATGTGTATACGAAAAAGAAAGTATAAACCTAAAATTCGAGGGATTACCATAAATAGAGAGGCGCCTTGCTTAATAAGCTTCAATCTTCCACTAATTCTCTCAGAAGCGAACTGAGACGGATGAATCGTCACGTTATCCTTAGCATACACAACTTCGGCATCTTCTGGTTCGCTGGACGAGCTTTGCTTGCTGCTATCGCTACTCATCATGAAACTCGCTGATCCCTACCAAAAGCGTTCAGAGTAAGAAGATCGTAACCTCAAATTCACGAGATCAAATTTCGAAATATCGAGTAGCACATTTGCGCGAATAAAATGTAATAATTCAGATTTGAAGATGATCAGGTGGTCCTGTGTAATCGATTGATCGATCTGATTGATTGAAAGCTTACTTGCTGGATAGAAGCAGCGTAATCTGCGTCGTCAGACAAATCGTGGAGCTCAGCTTCTTGCATGGCTGTGAATTTTGCTGCTTGCAGAAAAGAGAGGGAGACTACAGACGAGTGATTTTGCTTAAGGAAGAAGAAAGGAGGGAAGGGGTTGGGATTTGTACGGAGCCAAGAAATGGAGGGCCCCGCGTAAATGGATTGCCTGCTAAAATGCTATGATATAGGCAGTTTCAGGGTCTGATCggatataatttttatctcggcgttttatttatttatttatttttcttctaatcATTCATCTAATCCATaaatatatgatatttataatttttactcAGAATTTACTACAATTTGTTTTATCTAAATCCAGTCTATATCTattcaaatttataaatatataagaatttatatcttaaacttttaaaattgctATACTTCCATCTTTATTATCATATTATTGCTACATAAAaatctctatttttaaaatattacataaaaaaatttatcatccttacaaatatttcataattaaaaatgattttattatattatttacaaaaatatactatcatctctatatttttaaagtattgctttttaaaaatatgactatttttataatttaatattttttcataaaataatcgctttaatattaaaaacaaaaattagatcaattatgtttatattatttgattatatttttcgttaatatgatatatttattttataatattattgatatataAAAACTGGATAGCTCTTTTtacgaaattttaaaataaaataaaatttcataaagtTTAATTtgctattataataatattttttaaaattttattgaattgatATTAAATTAGATCAATTATATACACAAAGAGAGAAATAAAGAATTGAGTACTAAACTaaactatatttaaaaaaaaaagtcattgaaattttgattagtaattaattgaataaaaatttaattaaattcatgtatttttcacgagaatcaaataaatttaattcaatttttttattaattaaatctctatacttttaataataaccaaataaatttttatttaatataattttatattaaaattataaaatattatttttaataataaaaatattttttacataataaaattttatattgtgatttaaagaattatttactatttttatgcaattttttaaatttatatgttaattgaaatactaatttttttatatttcaaaatatacaaaataatattttattattaaaaaataatattatattatattataacttattttattcttaatataaatataaaatttaattgataaaaaaataaattaaatttatttggttttcgaataaaaatattaaaatttaattaaaattattttcataattaatttatacgtATTCTTGAATTCGAATGAAAACCATATGTCTCATTGactagattttaaaaaaaatggattCAAACAGATTTAATTggattatttagttttattttttgataatttgaTTCTTTTTGGATTATATTtaaagaatatatatttttcatttggttcaattagtttatatatatatatatagaagtcTTCACTTCAATGTTTTGTGGTTGTCTCTTTGTCTCTTCTATTGGATTACTATCTATCTAGATCTGATGATTAcatacccacaactctttttttttcacTTGTTGCTTCCATTgagctaaattaaattaaatttagggTGAActgcaatttaatttaataaaatatttattttaatttttatattatgacagtagaaaaattaagagaaattaatctttttctaatttttattgataaaaatggtGGAATGATCACATACGGCTCGGATTTTGGTGTTTGCCGATATCTGACTAGACCAAACTGTCAACCGCTGTGTGTCGATGTGGTCCACCGTCCGGCTTGATCAAGATTGGTCATTAGTTAGATCACAATAATGATGTTCACCATTCATGTAAATCAAACTCTGTAATGTTCAATAAATTGAACATTTAGTAGTTTAATTTCTCTAGTTTCTTTTAATTCTAATGATAAGGATCGAgggtattttagtttttttcatgaaaattaactttaattttaaagtatggactaaattatagattttttcAATAATCGATGATCAAATTATAGTAAAAAGTAAATACATtaacttaaataatttaaacattttcatTGATTTACAttaatatcttaaatttttaattttgaataattaaacTATCAttcatgtaattttttattttttaatttaatttatctttattaaataaaataattaaatttttttttataaatttatatttatattctaatttttttaatatattaaataaaataatataaacgtTTTGCAAATCGATCTTCTAATATTGAAGAGTAAAAATACAATTATCAAGAAAATCAAAAAATCAATTATTGCATTTTTAGCTAAGATACTGACacataaaagaaaaagttaaaattaatcgATAAATTTCTTTATAGCTTTGACTgtaatgaaaataatataaactaaataaaattaacaataaaaaaatagattaatttagaaaagaaaataattatttatctcttactaactttttttttctctaaattaCACTTCcttatctatattttttttattgtaattggtTTAGATTTCATCTTCTTCATTATAGTTTtactaactttttttttttccaaactaCACttccttatttatttttttattgcaatttatttagatttttttatttatttttttctctaaattaCACTTCcttatctatatttttttattgtaattggtTTAGATTTCATCTTCTTCATTATAGTTTtactaactattttttttttccaaattacacttccttatttattttttttattgtaatttatttaaaatttttcatttaatttttttattgcaatTCGTTTAAATTTCATTCTCTTCATTATAGTCAAAGATATTCTTTATAGCCAACGGTGTGACGGATAATTTTCTAAATgtcttttaataattatatttttaactattaaatattaaaaaattgtgatataaaattgaatttctgaaaagatttaaattattttactcaATGATATcaacataaatttataaaaagtttTCAATTACTTTATCCGATagatcacaaaaaaaaaaaaaacggtaaatatcaaattttggttaaaattaatttcaactcatttaaaattatgacaGATTTTGAAGTTTTCATTTAATTGTTCAAAAGTTAAGATAGACGaaaacttttatattatttgagTTAATAGGCTAAAAAgtatgggggggggggggggggggtggaaTTAAACGGTCCCGTTAACCTACAGATTTTATAAGCCAGGCCTCGTCCAAATTGCTAATAACTAAGCAACATGGTGGGATAATTGAAGCTCCGAAATCCAAAAGGAAATAACCATACTCGCATAACCGCACATCGCCTTTCCAACTAGCAATTCTGCAGAACCAGTAAGTTAGCTCAGCAATGTCATCTTTTGCGAGCAGAGCCCACGCACAAAAGTAACAGCTGATTTATCATTGCGATGACGAAGGCAGTCTGCAAACTAGAATTCCAATGTCCAATCACCCAAACAATTCTTTTCAATGGTACACCACATAAACTAATGCTCAATTATAGAACTAAACCTACAATTCTACACATCATCCTAACACAAATAAATCCTACATCTAAAACTCCATTTTCACAAGTGCATTTGAAGCTTCAGCAGATACATACTGAAGCCAGTCCTTGGCACACACCAGCGCTTCTACTGTCTCCGGTCGCAAGGAAGTCCGGTACTGATCCAGCTCCTTGTTCACAGTATCAAATACAGAGTCTGGAGCAGCTGCAGATACTGGAATGGTTAAAATATCTCGAGCCATCTTCGAAAGAGTTGGGAATTTCAGCTTGTTTAGTTTCCACCAACTTAACACATCAAAATCATGCATACGGGGCAATAATGATTCTTCCAAGTACTGATCCAACTCTGACTTCATCTGCTGGCTAGTAGTCTCCATGATGTAGACATCAAAATCTGTGAGTCCATTGTCTGACAGGAGAGTTCCCTGGTGGTCATCTGACCTCATGTTGTTTTCCGTATTTCCTTCTTCTGCATAAGTTGGAGTTAGGGGCAAAGGAAGGGCCACATATTCAAGAAAGAGCTCATGGATCCCATCATCAACAATCTTGATAAATGCAGGCGCATCTTCACCATAAAGTTTTGAAAAACTGAATTCCACAAGCTTCATTTTGAAGCGAGGATCCATTACTACAGCAATTGCCAAAACCAAGCTGCAATCCTTCCAATATTTGCTGATCTTTTCTTGCATTGCTTTGGTAATACTGCTGACAAAAGGATCCTCACTGGCAACTGCACGAGCTAGATCACTCTGGATCTTCCATACTTCCTGAAAGAATGTAATCGCAGTTGGACTATTTGTGGAGGTAAGGATGTTTGCTGCGTCATGAAGAGGTCTCAAAAGAGCACACATAGTCTCAACCTGCCTCCAGTGTTCCATGGATGGGGCCTCTTTGTAATCAGGATCAGAAGTATCCAAGCAAGAAAATACTTCTTTTAGCTCAGATGCAGCTACCAGCATCAGATATGTTGTGTTCCATTGTGATTGATCATCCAGAGATAGACTTCTTTCACTGGGCACTTGAAGTTGTTCCTTGAGCTCAACAAACTTTTCCTCGTGAGATTCTGAAGTCTTCACATACTTAACACTGTCTCGGATTTTCTTAACAATATCCCGCCCAGCCCACAATACATCCTTTGCAATGCTGCTTATAGTATGTGCGATGCAGTTCCCAATCAACAATTGACCATTGAGAATAAGGGGATTTTTTATGCAAAGTAGTGATCTAAGATTTTCAAGGCCAGGTTCACCCACTGGATGATTGTATGTAACAGAAAATAGTTTGCCCTCCAGACTCCAATCAGAAAGGCAACAAGCAACAGCATGGCTGAGAGCAGTATCTGAATCAGGATTTGGTTCCATCACAACATTGAGAATCCGCCTATGTGGTTTCCAATCGCTATCAATGAAGTGTCCAGTTACAAAAACATACCCTAAACTTTGACTTGAAGTCCACATGTCCAATGTAAGACAAACACGTCCAGGCATTCCCTCAATAAACTTCATTAAATTCTGCTTTTCCCTCAGGTATGTTGCAACACAATCCCCTTGGACAGTATTGAAGCTCACCATGCCAAACCGGGGCTGAAGATTTTGAACAAAAGTTACAAACCCACTATGTTCAACCATGTGAAGTGGGTAGTCATGCATGATGATCATCTTAGCAATTTCATGACGGCAACGGTCTGCATCAAATGAAATGTAGGGCGAGCTAGGAGACCTGTAGCGACGTTTCGGTGCATCAGATGCAGTGCCATTTCCACTGCCAGGGGTATATGGCATCAATTGATTCCCTTGATTGCGCAGCAGTGCTGGGCAGGTTCCTTTGGCAATGTGACGCTTGAGATGACTGGTACCAGCTACTTTCGAACCCGTGCTATATGCAAAACTTTGCTTGCATTGCTTACAGTATGCTCTTCTACATCCAGCACTTACAGTTTCTATAGTGAAGTGTTCCCAGACTATGGACTTCTTTTTTCTCCGCTTGTTAGGTTGTGCCTCTGGAGTAACCAGAGCATTGTTATCTTCAGGTGTTGCCATCTCGGCTCAACAAGTGAATATCTACATCATccagtcaaaaaaaaaaaaattcacagcAATATCAGAACATCGTTATACCAAAGCATAAAAAGGTAAATTGAATGTAATGGATAAGCTAAATAGCTTTGATGCTAAAGGATACTCACATTGGcttaaagtttaaaatataaGGAACCATCCTTCAATgaaataatcataataataataatacaattaGGAATTCACTGAATTCTCAAATTTTGAAGATATTGATTTTGGAAGAGCCAAGCTAACTAATAGGATGAACTAAACATATAATATATCATGAACTTTCTACAACACACATTCCTTACTTAAATGGGGCATATAAAGTCACATAGCTATATAAAATCACATAAGTATATAAAGTCACACAGCTACATAAAGTCACATAACATAGGAAGGAACGAAAAAATAGAATATGAAAGAAACTAAAGAAATGAAAGAGGATCATATTCTATTTATAGTTTTAAACTGTATCTGAAACAAATCTTGGATATTTACACCCTTCAACTCCTAAAGACTAGACTTTTAGGTCTTTTAACTAACTAATTTAACTTTAACCTTTTGAATATATCATACAACAAGAAAACAAATTGATGCGACATTAGATCCCAAGCAGCAAAGTGAAAAGCATAGTGAAAGAGAACTGGTGAGGACAAATTTGGCACTTGCAGCAAttagaaaacaaaacaaattgtgaataaaaagaaaaactatGATTAAAAACGGATACCAATACTTGCATCATCACCTGATTTTATTTGCACCATCatacatctctctctctctctctctctcttctctctgcTAATTATCACCACCACTTCAGTTATTTGTGAACAATTAGACTAGCAGCTAGCAGCCAAGCTGAGAATAGTATTCTAGCATAACCGTGACCTATGTACCCCACTCTTGTTTTAGGTCCAGCCAAAGCCTATAACCAATCAGATTCATTTCATGACCATCTGAGCGCCATGCTTCAAGACATTTCCCCATGGTACTAAAAACAAATTATATAACGCAAAATTTACATTTACTTTGTATTAGTTTACAAAATCCATTATGATTATGAATTAAGATTTAGGAAGCTAAGTGAAACTTTAGCAATAACAGGGTGTGaaagtttttctttttaaaaaatccaatcttattttctaatatattcccAACTTCATCTCAAACCTGCACTACACTGGCTTCTCATAAGATTGAATGACAATTGACACGCATAATCATGTTCATTttcatttgaaaagaaaaaaaaatgcatgTGTATTATGCAGCGTAATACTTTAAGATACACATCATGAAGCTTTATCCTTGACACAAGTTCACAAACTAATACATAATTACACAATTTGCATGGGCATCTAAAAACCACCCACGAATTTAAACCAATGCAATAAATGTTGCACAAGCTAAACAAACTGACTTAAGTCCAAAATTTACCGTACAGAAGCCCGGATGAGTCAGGCAGTAAGAGCTTCTCACATTTACGACAAGCCCTCTACCTAACAAACCTTGGTTTCTAGGCAAGCCTAACAAGCTAGACACCATCAGCAAATGAGCGCAAATCCAGGAGTTTTGAGGCACCTGCAAGTTTGCAGGTATAAGACCGGTTGGCCCAGTACCACCGACCCAAACTCAACTCGTTCAGACTTCATATGTGCACCGCTTAACCGATCTAAGTATGGGCCCTATAGGTATTTATCAAACAAACGGTTGTTTTAAGGACCCACACCACAAACGGGTCAGGGTTAAAATGGGTATTCCACTCCAATAGAAGGGCTGAAACGGGTCAACGAGGAGAGCAGATCTATGGTTTTATCCTATTACAACTTGGGCTTCATaattcaacaaaaaaaaaagtaaaaaataaaaaaaaattataaacaaaaaGCCCAGATCGATGACAACACCCAAAGATCAAAATCAGCATACTGGTGAACTAAACATGAAATTACGAAGAGAAATTGAGGAGGGATAAAAAGAGCAAAGCAAGCCCAGATCAAAAGTAATTCATTAGGGCAAATGCAGGAATAAAACTTGACATGTAATTTATCCCAGTAATCATTCCCCCCAAGCCAAAACCTCTACAACAGACCTATAAATCCTTAATCAACCAAAAAAAAGTTGCAAAAAAACCAAAATTATGTAGAAAAGCTTAGAACAGATTAAACTTCGAAAAAATAAAACGAAATAATCAAATCAATAGAGAATAAAAGAAATAGTCAATACTAGGGTTTTTACCTGCAGCGAAGACGCGATCTCCGCGCGAATAAGAAGCTCGGAGACCGAGTTCCGATGACCTGAGGAAGATCTAGGTTTTGCAGGAAAGGAGGACCGACGAGGGAGAGGAGAGATTTGGGCTTCGATTTCGAACCAACCCGAGAAGCTAATTGGACCTAACAAGGGAAAGTTGATAGGACTTGTTTGGTTAAGGGAAAAGGGACCGGGGTGGTTTTTGCGGACGGATAAATTTTTCAAAGCAACGAGATCTCAGAAGGCATGTGATTTTTGGACTCTCAGGTCCATTCTTTTTatcgtttttaatttttttgaaaaaaaattggaCCACAAAGCCCACGCACTTCACACAAACGTGCCCTTTCCTTTAATGCGTCATCCTAGCACGTGCGAAGAGCATTTCTTTTTAGTAGGTAGCCCACTGAAAATAAATGGACTTCTTTGTTTTGGGTAGGGGCCCACATTGGATGTTGTTCTCTTAGCCCAATGAGATGTGtccaaatattttgaaattgtcCATGCT encodes:
- the LOC110631407 gene encoding TBC1 domain family member 15, with the protein product MQEAELHDLSDDADYAASIQQGSASFMMSSDSSKQSSSSEPEDAEVVYAKDNVTIHPSQFASERISGRLKLIKQGASLFMTWIPYKGQVSNARLSEKDRSLYTIRAVPLTDVRSIRRHTPTLGWQYVIVVLSSGLAFPPLYFYNGGVKEFLATIKQHVFIVRSLEDANVFLVNDFQNPLQRTLSSLELPRIIPTASGASAFSSAGDSSSYENHERDDGDSHNETYDTSHNVRRQKSNDPARDLSIQVLEKFSLVTKFARETTSQLFSENQSNGFGEFGRKNYSHPSLDIPQTTPKDPEEVPFRSPVPSDPIEFDKLTLVWGKPRQPPLGSEEWATFLDPEGRVMDSKALRKRIFYGGVEHTLRREIWPLLLGYHTYDSTYAEREFLQHSKKFEYETTKRQWQSISPEQAKRFTKFRERKGLIDKDVVRTDRSLPFYDGDDNPNVNVLRDILLTYSFYNFDLGYCQGMSDLLSPILFVMEDESESFWCFVALMERLGPNFNRDQSGMHSQLFALSKLVELLDSPLHNYFKQNDCLNYFFCFRWILIQFKREFEYGKTLCLWEVLWTHYLSEHLHLYACVAILKRYRNKIMGEQMDFDTLLKFINELSGHIDLDAVLRDAEALCICAGENGAAAIPPGTPPSLPLENQNVLLYSQHDEVL
- the LOC110599767 gene encoding zinc finger BED domain-containing protein DAYSLEEPER; the encoded protein is MATPEDNNALVTPEAQPNKRRKKKSIVWEHFTIETVSAGCRRAYCKQCKQSFAYSTGSKVAGTSHLKRHIAKGTCPALLRNQGNQLMPYTPGSGNGTASDAPKRRYRSPSSPYISFDADRCRHEIAKMIIMHDYPLHMVEHSGFVTFVQNLQPRFGMVSFNTVQGDCVATYLREKQNLMKFIEGMPGRVCLTLDMWTSSQSLGYVFVTGHFIDSDWKPHRRILNVVMEPNPDSDTALSHAVACCLSDWSLEGKLFSVTYNHPVGEPGLENLRSLLCIKNPLILNGQLLIGNCIAHTISSIAKDVLWAGRDIVKKIRDSVKYVKTSESHEEKFVELKEQLQVPSERSLSLDDQSQWNTTYLMLVAASELKEVFSCLDTSDPDYKEAPSMEHWRQVETMCALLRPLHDAANILTSTNSPTAITFFQEVWKIQSDLARAVASEDPFVSSITKAMQEKISKYWKDCSLVLAIAVVMDPRFKMKLVEFSFSKLYGEDAPAFIKIVDDGIHELFLEYVALPLPLTPTYAEEGNTENNMRSDDHQGTLLSDNGLTDFDVYIMETTSQQMKSELDQYLEESLLPRMHDFDVLSWWKLNKLKFPTLSKMARDILTIPVSAAAPDSVFDTVNKELDQYRTSLRPETVEALVCAKDWLQYVSAEASNALVKMEF